From one Enterococcus sp. DIV2402 genomic stretch:
- a CDS encoding amino acid ABC transporter ATP-binding protein produces MVQAQIQGLKKQFGKNEILKDVSMTIHHGEVICIIGPSGSGKTTFLRCLNLLERPDAGSYVLGSESYLLHRIGSKQRREIALKTAMVFQSYELFQHMTVLQNVMEGLVTPRHYSKKEAQKIALTMLEKVGLVDKAGMYPIQLSGGQQQRVGIARAMALSPELLLFDEPTSALDPELVGDVLKVMRQLAETGQTMIIVTHEMQFAYEVADKVIFMADGVVVEAGTPEEVFQHSKEERTKKFLSQINFKTA; encoded by the coding sequence ATGGTTCAAGCACAAATTCAAGGATTGAAAAAACAATTTGGCAAAAACGAAATTTTAAAAGATGTGAGTATGACTATTCACCATGGAGAAGTCATTTGTATTATTGGTCCAAGTGGTTCTGGAAAGACAACCTTCTTGCGTTGCTTAAATTTATTAGAACGTCCAGATGCAGGAAGTTATGTTTTAGGATCTGAAAGTTATTTATTACATCGAATTGGAAGCAAGCAACGTCGCGAAATTGCGTTGAAAACGGCAATGGTTTTTCAATCGTATGAATTATTTCAACACATGACAGTTTTACAAAATGTGATGGAAGGACTAGTGACTCCTCGACATTATTCAAAAAAAGAAGCGCAAAAAATAGCATTAACCATGCTTGAAAAAGTTGGTTTGGTGGATAAAGCTGGTATGTACCCTATTCAGTTATCTGGAGGGCAACAACAACGGGTAGGAATTGCACGAGCAATGGCGTTGAGTCCAGAATTATTATTATTTGATGAACCAACTTCTGCTTTGGATCCAGAATTAGTAGGTGATGTCTTAAAGGTTATGCGTCAGTTGGCTGAGACGGGTCAAACGATGATTATTGTGACGCATGAAATGCAATTCGCTTATGAAGTAGCAGATAAGGTCATTTTTATGGCAGATGGTGTAGTTGTTGAAGCAGGAACGCCTGAAGAAGTTTTTCAACATTCAAAAGAAGAGCGAACGAAGAAATTTTTATCGCAAATTAACTTTAAAACAGCCTAA
- a CDS encoding MFS transporter, translating into MEYSQEKVRLWTKDFILLMLITMLAMTAITTQMGTLPLFVSELGGSSAVSGGVVGILGISALFVRFPIGFLLDKYGRRILLITGLFILLIDFTLLNFLQTLLSLFLLRLVQGVGNSIQATASATMTADLIPKEILARGLGYFSIAQSVPSAIGPLIGLTVVENYGFDALFRIALVLTALAFFLSLFVSESLMVTAKKKNELDVGLLKKPEVVIPSIIMFLIFLAQSGVVAFIAQFAIERHISGAGYYFTVMSIVTVLVRLCFPVLLEKINQQFLIMGSISFVTIAFALVAFSNGLVELLLSAILYGIGYANLMPIMNTIVLQSVSEQQRGKATAIFLLSLDVAYGGGAMIWGVVATFVGFSTMYLSCTLCGILAGIVYLFWRNRI; encoded by the coding sequence ATGGAATATTCTCAAGAAAAAGTCCGATTATGGACCAAAGATTTTATTTTGTTAATGCTGATTACCATGTTAGCAATGACCGCTATCACCACTCAGATGGGAACGTTACCGTTATTTGTATCTGAATTAGGAGGGTCAAGCGCTGTGTCAGGAGGAGTCGTCGGGATTTTAGGAATTTCCGCCTTGTTTGTCCGTTTTCCGATTGGCTTTCTCCTTGATAAATATGGTCGGCGCATCCTGCTAATCACAGGTTTATTTATTCTACTGATTGATTTTACACTTTTGAATTTTTTACAAACCTTACTTTCATTGTTCTTATTACGCTTAGTGCAAGGTGTTGGAAATAGTATCCAAGCGACTGCTTCAGCAACCATGACCGCTGATTTAATTCCTAAAGAGATATTGGCACGAGGACTGGGTTATTTTAGTATTGCTCAATCCGTACCTAGTGCGATTGGACCGCTGATTGGGTTGACAGTCGTTGAAAATTATGGATTTGATGCACTCTTTCGAATTGCGTTAGTTTTAACTGCACTAGCATTCTTTTTAAGTTTATTTGTCAGTGAAAGTCTAATGGTTACTGCTAAGAAAAAAAATGAGTTGGATGTTGGGCTATTGAAAAAGCCTGAAGTTGTTATTCCAAGCATCATTATGTTTTTGATTTTTTTAGCACAATCTGGAGTAGTTGCGTTTATCGCACAATTCGCCATAGAACGTCACATTTCTGGTGCGGGCTATTACTTTACAGTAATGTCTATTGTGACAGTTCTAGTGAGGCTTTGTTTTCCAGTATTACTAGAAAAAATAAATCAACAGTTTTTAATCATGGGTAGTATTTCGTTTGTAACGATAGCGTTTGCTCTGGTGGCATTTTCGAATGGTTTAGTGGAATTGTTGCTGTCAGCAATTTTATATGGAATCGGCTATGCAAATTTGATGCCGATAATGAATACGATTGTCTTACAAAGTGTTTCTGAGCAACAGCGAGGCAAAGCCACTGCTATTTTTTTATTGTCTTTAGATGTAGCTTATGGTGGTGGCGCAATGATTTGGGGTGTGGTAGCAACTTTTGTTGGGTTTTCAACTATGTATCTTTCATGTACACTATGTGGCATTTTAGCTGGCATTGTCTATTTATTTTGGCGAAATCGAATATAA
- a CDS encoding Lrp/AsnC family transcriptional regulator: protein MDMLDVKILNILQKNARVTVKQIAEECFISSPSVSTRLQNLENQGVIKSYQTIVDYQKLNFSIKAYIQCAVNAKIKYEFYQYIEEIPNVVECDCITGDFSMLMKVFFQNTIELDEFINELQTFGDTKTNIVFSTNIGPRGVKFDTDE, encoded by the coding sequence ATGGATATGCTAGACGTCAAAATACTTAATATTTTACAAAAAAATGCGCGTGTCACGGTAAAACAAATTGCCGAAGAGTGTTTTATTTCTTCTCCATCTGTTTCAACAAGATTACAAAACCTTGAAAATCAAGGGGTTATTAAATCTTATCAGACGATTGTTGACTATCAGAAATTAAACTTTTCGATTAAAGCGTATATTCAATGCGCCGTGAATGCAAAAATCAAATATGAGTTTTATCAGTACATTGAAGAGATTCCCAACGTAGTGGAATGTGACTGTATCACGGGTGATTTTTCAATGTTAATGAAAGTTTTTTTTCAAAACACGATTGAATTAGATGAATTTATTAATGAATTACAAACATTTGGTGATACAAAAACTAACATCGTTTTTTCGACCAACATCGGTCCACGAGGTGTAAAATTTGATACGGATGAATAA
- a CDS encoding ABC transporter ATP-binding protein — protein MSYALEIKALKKVYASGVEALRGIDLTVEEGDFYALLGPNGAGKSTTIGIITSLVNKTSGQVKIFDYDLDTALVRAKQQIGLVPQEFNFNPFETVQQIVVNQAGYYGVPRKEAFKRSEKYLKQSDLWEKRNERAGMLSGGMKRRLMIARAMMHEPKLLILDEPTAGVDIELRREMWRFLRELNEKGTTIILTTHYLEEAEMLCRNIGIIQSGRLIENTSMKSLLSKLQFETFLFDLAPFDKAPEIVGYNSSFEDDTTLAVEVERNQGINELFEQLTSQGIKVLSMRNKSNRLEELFLKITEENQQMGEKHV, from the coding sequence ATGAGTTATGCATTAGAAATTAAAGCATTAAAAAAAGTATACGCATCTGGTGTGGAAGCGTTACGAGGAATTGATTTAACCGTTGAAGAAGGAGACTTCTATGCACTCTTAGGACCCAATGGCGCTGGGAAATCAACTACAATTGGTATTATCACCTCACTTGTCAATAAAACATCTGGTCAAGTGAAAATCTTTGATTATGATTTAGATACAGCGTTAGTTCGTGCGAAACAACAAATTGGTTTAGTACCACAAGAGTTTAATTTTAATCCCTTTGAAACAGTCCAACAAATTGTTGTGAACCAAGCAGGATATTATGGTGTGCCACGTAAAGAAGCGTTTAAACGTAGTGAAAAATATTTGAAACAATCTGATTTGTGGGAAAAGCGCAATGAACGTGCTGGAATGTTGTCAGGAGGGATGAAACGTCGTTTGATGATTGCTCGGGCAATGATGCACGAACCGAAATTATTGATTTTAGATGAACCAACTGCAGGTGTCGATATTGAATTACGTCGTGAAATGTGGCGTTTTTTAAGAGAATTAAATGAAAAAGGCACGACTATTATTTTGACGACGCATTATCTAGAAGAAGCAGAGATGTTATGTCGAAACATCGGCATTATTCAATCCGGACGTTTAATTGAAAATACAAGCATGAAATCTTTGTTATCAAAATTACAGTTTGAAACATTTTTATTTGATTTAGCACCATTCGACAAAGCCCCAGAGATTGTCGGCTATAATAGTTCATTTGAAGATGATACAACACTTGCAGTAGAAGTTGAACGTAATCAAGGAATCAATGAGTTATTTGAACAATTAACCAGCCAAGGAATTAAAGTCTTATCGATGCGCAATAAATCCAATCGTTTGGAAGAATTATTCCTAAAAATTACTGAAGAAAATCAACAAATGGGGGAGAAACATGTTTAG
- a CDS encoding ABC transporter permease — protein sequence MFSLYFTALKSLAVKETHRYMRIWIQTLVPPVITTSLYFVIFGNLIGGRIGDMAGFTYMEFIVPGLIMMSVITSSYSNVASSFFSQKFQKNIEELLVAPVPTHVIIWGFVIGGLGRSVLVGALVTLISLFFVPLHVYSWGIVVVTLLMTGTLFSLAGLLNGIFAKSFDDVSIVPTFVLQPLTYLGGVFYAISMLPPIWQTISKINPIVYMISGFRYGFLGTIDVPLVFSMTILVLFIIVLYGACWYLIERGRGLRS from the coding sequence ATGTTTAGTCTTTATTTTACAGCTTTAAAAAGTCTCGCAGTTAAGGAGACACATCGCTATATGCGAATTTGGATACAAACGTTAGTACCACCAGTTATAACAACATCTCTTTATTTTGTTATTTTTGGCAATTTAATTGGTGGACGAATTGGTGATATGGCAGGATTTACTTATATGGAATTTATTGTACCGGGATTAATCATGATGTCTGTGATTACCAGTTCTTATTCTAATGTTGCTTCTTCATTTTTCTCACAGAAGTTTCAAAAAAATATTGAAGAGTTATTGGTTGCGCCGGTACCAACACATGTCATTATCTGGGGATTTGTGATCGGTGGCTTAGGAAGAAGTGTTTTGGTGGGCGCATTAGTGACATTAATTTCTTTATTTTTTGTACCGTTGCATGTTTACTCATGGGGAATTGTTGTGGTGACTCTTTTAATGACAGGAACCTTATTCTCATTAGCAGGCCTATTGAATGGGATTTTTGCGAAATCCTTTGATGATGTTTCGATTGTACCAACCTTTGTGTTGCAACCATTGACTTATCTAGGTGGCGTATTTTATGCCATTTCTATGTTACCACCAATTTGGCAAACAATTTCTAAAATCAACCCGATTGTTTATATGATTTCTGGATTCCGTTACGGATTTTTAGGAACAATCGATGTCCCGTTAGTTTTTTCGATGACTATTTTAGTGTTGTTCATTATTGTTTTGTATGGCGCTTGTTGGTATTTAATTGAGCGTGGACGTGGATTAAGAAGTTAA